ACGCAATGCGCCGGGAGCGCGAAATTGAGGAAACCAAACGTAGGGGCGAAGCCGCGACAAATGCGGCGGCTATCTGGGATGCGGCGCAACTGGCTGATGACAATCATCCATACCTTGCGCGGAAGGGTATCAAGGCAAACGGAGCGCGATTGCATAATGGCGATCTGTTGTTCCCGCTACGCATCGGCGCCGAAATCTATTCTCTTCAATTTATAAACGCCAACGGTGACAAACGATTCTTGACCGGTGGGAAGGTGAAGGGATGCTATTTCATCATCGGCTCCACTGAAGGCGCGACGGCCTTGTGCATTGCGGAGGGGTTTGCGACCGGCGCGACCATCCATGAGGCGACCGGCTATCCCGTGGCGGTGGCGTTCAACGCCGGAAACCTGCAAGCGGTGGCGCAAGCGATGCGGGAGAAATTTCCCGATCTGCCATTGACCTTGTGCGTTGACGATGACACGGCGACTTCCGGTAATCCGGGACTGACCAAAGCGACCGAAGCGGCGGGAGATGTCGGCGGGCTATTGGCTATTCCTGACTTCGGTGATGACCGCCCGGAGGAGGTGAGCGACTTTAACGACCTGTATCAGCATTGCGGGATAGATGCCGTAAGAACAGCCATAGCAAACGCGAGCAAACCGACAGGGTCTCAACTGATTACAGAGAGAACGCCTAATGGCGATTCTACGCACACTTTCTGGCCGAAACCAAAGCCGATACAGGCGCCACTTCGCCCAGTTCCCTCCTTCGACCCGGAAATAATGCTACCAGAGGTTTTGCGACGTTGGGTTATGGACGAAGCTGATCGGATGCCATGCCCCCCTGATTTTATCGCGGCTGGGGCGTTGGTGGCGCTGGGGTCTATTATCGGGGCGCGATGCGCGATTAAATCGAAATCCCGTGACTCGTGGCTGATCGTGCCAAACCTCTGGGGCGGCCTTGTGGCCCAGCCATCGGCGAAGAAGTCCCCCGCCATTGGCGCCGCGCTCAAACCGCTCGACCGCCTGATAGCGAAGGCAATTAAAGCGCATCAGGAAGATGTGGAAGTCTTCGAGGCAGACAAGACGGTGTTTGAGGCAAAACGGGAAGCCATCGAATCCAATATAAAGGCGGCGGCGAAGGACTCAAAAAAAGGGAATTTGGACAGTCTCGCCAAAGAGCTTCAAGGCCAGCGACAACAGGCTCCGGTAGCGCCGATCCTACGGCGTTACAAGTCGAACGATACAACCGTAGAGAAATTGGGCGAACTGCTACGGGACAACCCCAACGGGTTGCTGGTAATGAGAGATGAACTTGTCGGACTACTTGCATCATGGGACAAAGAAGGCAGAGAAGGTGAACGGGCGTTTTACCTGGAGGCGTGGAACGGTGACGCCAGTTTCGACACCGACCGCATCGGGCGCGGGTCTATCTTCATTCCCAATCTGTGTGTTTCCATCTTCGGCGGCATTCAACCGGACAAGCTCATAGGTTACCTTGAACAAGCCGCAAACGCGCTGGCCAATGACGGAATGTTGCAACGTTTCCAACTTCTGGTATATCCCGATCATCGGGATTGGGAGTGGCGTGACCGTAGCCCGGATAAAGGGGCCCGCGACCAAGCCTTTGCTGTGTTCGAGGCTCTGGCTGATTTTGACCCGGTGGTTTGGGGGGCCGCCCCATCCGATGATTTCGCCAAGTTTCCATACTTCCGCTTCGATGATACTGCTCAAGAAATCTTTATTGAGTGGTCTGGCGACCTTCATCTTAAACGGCTTCCCGCCGAGGATCATCCGATCATCGCGCAACATCTTGCAAAGTACGACAAGCTGTTCCCTGCGCTGGCGTTGATCTTTCATCTAGTGGATTGTGCGACGACTGGACGAGGCGGGCCAGTGACGGCGGAAGCCGCCTTACGAGCGGCGGCATGGTGCGAATACCTTGAAGCCCATGCGCGGCGTTGTTATGGCCTGTTGATTGATGACGGACTGAGGGCGGCGCAAGCTTTGGCAAAGAAAGTGCGGCAAGGCAAGTTGTCTGACGGTTTCACTGCGCGGGACGTGCGACGCAACCAGTGGCGATACCTGACAAGCGATGAAGCTGTGCAAGCCGCGCTTGACTGGCTGGAAGATGAAGGCTGGTTACGGTCGGAAATAATCGGCGGCACGGGGCCAGGAACAGGACGGCGCACTTGTCGCTACTCCATCAATCCCAAGTTATGGGAGGCGGGTAAAACGGAGGGCGATCATGGCGAACTGGCTTGAGCGGGCGAGGCGTGAAATTCTGGAAAAGGCTGACCTGGCTACTGCCGTTACTGCCAAAAGAAATCTAACGGCTGTAATGGCAGTGACTCACCTGGGCGAATCAGGGATTTCGAGGGTTTCTAACGACACTAATGGCAGTGCCTTGGCGGCTGGTTTCTGGAAAATTGAGTCCAGCAAAACAAGTAAAGATACCTTCCAGCGGGCAAAGATTGAAATTTCAAAAAGCGTTGGCCTTGGAACTGACGTTACTGACGAAAGAAATCTAAGATCGGTCGGAACGCCGCCATATGGGAATAATTGCCTCCCCTACCATGAACGACGCGCTTTATACGCCAAACAGAACGGCCTTTACCTCAGGCTCAAACGGCGGATGGATAAGTATGAGCGACTTACCCGCGATCCTGAAACGATAACGGCGCTGGAAGCCTGGGCCGGGGATCATGCCTTTGTGGAGCTTTACGCTGGGCGGCGGTCATGGGCGGAACATCGGAGGATTATTTACACCTGGGCGCAGGCGGAGCTTGCTTCTATCCGCAGTCAACGTGAATACAATATAGGAGGTAAACACCATGCCTATTGAGGATTCTTTAAAGAATCTAGATTCCACCGTAATCACCTTAACGGCTACCGACACTGAGACACCAAAGGCCAGCTATGAGGCCGTGCGCTATAACGCTGTCACGCATGGCATTCTTTCCCGGCTGGTGGTATTGCCCCATGAGAATGCTGGAGAGTTTGCCGACCTGCTGTCGGCTCTGATTGAAGAACACCAGCCAACGGCCATGACCGAGCGACACCTTGTTGAAGAACTCGCGGCGATCATCTGGCGCAAACGGCGTGTGTTGATGGGCGAGGGCGCGGCGATCAATAAAGGATTGAAGAGCGTGACTATGGACGCGCAAAGCGTGATACCGGCGGCGGCTCCGTTTCAACGTGGGCTATTTGGCACGAATACCGACCTGAGCGAGCTTGTAACAAGTTCGCCGGGCGAAAACGCGGAGAACCTGCAATATGCTGAAGCTACTCTGAAAACGACCGAACGCGCAGAGGCGATCCTTCGTAAAGGCGGCGCGAATGCCTATGAGAAAGCCCGACGGGCGCTACAAGAGGATTCGCGTGAATGGTTCGACGAGAACGTCGAAGACGAATCCTGCAAAGCGGACTCAGAGGGGCTGGCCGGATTCATCCGTGAATCGCTACTGCCGTTTTGCTATCGGCAGGCTCTGGAAGCCAAGTATCAACCCGCGATCAGGGCGCAAACCTTGGGCGAAGGCTTACAAGTCCATCGTCTGGAGACGCTGAATCGCTATGAAACGCACCTTGACCGCAAGTTCGAACGCACCCTATCCATGCTTTTGAAGCTGAAAGAGCTTCGCGGTAGGCGATAAAGCGCGAAATTAAGCATGGAGAGACACGGAAGAGAACAGTATTGAAACACGCTTAAACCCCAAGCAGGGCAAGGCTTTTGGCAGTATTTCGGCATTTAGTTGCGTAGTTTAAAGGCGAGATAGCCTAATGATTTCGGTAAAATCGGGAGGACATTATGGGCGGCAGGAATAGTGGACGACGGTGGCGTTTCGGCAGTAAGGATGCGACTGACGATTACCGCATGTTTGATGTGCGACGCTTGCAACGAGATGGGCTACTGGCGCCTGGTAACAGTTTCAGATGGAAATGGACACATGGGCGCACCGGAGAAAACCTGGCATCCATCAATGTGAGAATGGAAACTGACAGGGTGATCCTTTCTTATCGTAGTAGAAGCGGTGACGACGATTGGGAAAATCAGGAATACCCGGTTCGACTGGATCGGACACCATGCAACTTCGGCGGAGAGCGGGTTTGGTTTCGCTGTCCGGCTGTTGGCTGTGGGCGGCGTGTTGCTATTCTCTTCGGCGGCGCAGTCTTCGCCTGTCGGCACTGTTACCA
This portion of the Nitrospinota bacterium genome encodes:
- a CDS encoding DUF3987 domain-containing protein — protein: MLDAISLFRKAIRSAGLEPPEAINADGILRRFASNGKRGDDAGWYVLHGDDIAAGAFGDWRTGISQTWRANIGRTLTPAEELAYKAKVDAMRREREIEETKRRGEAATNAAAIWDAAQLADDNHPYLARKGIKANGARLHNGDLLFPLRIGAEIYSLQFINANGDKRFLTGGKVKGCYFIIGSTEGATALCIAEGFATGATIHEATGYPVAVAFNAGNLQAVAQAMREKFPDLPLTLCVDDDTATSGNPGLTKATEAAGDVGGLLAIPDFGDDRPEEVSDFNDLYQHCGIDAVRTAIANASKPTGSQLITERTPNGDSTHTFWPKPKPIQAPLRPVPSFDPEIMLPEVLRRWVMDEADRMPCPPDFIAAGALVALGSIIGARCAIKSKSRDSWLIVPNLWGGLVAQPSAKKSPAIGAALKPLDRLIAKAIKAHQEDVEVFEADKTVFEAKREAIESNIKAAAKDSKKGNLDSLAKELQGQRQQAPVAPILRRYKSNDTTVEKLGELLRDNPNGLLVMRDELVGLLASWDKEGREGERAFYLEAWNGDASFDTDRIGRGSIFIPNLCVSIFGGIQPDKLIGYLEQAANALANDGMLQRFQLLVYPDHRDWEWRDRSPDKGARDQAFAVFEALADFDPVVWGAAPSDDFAKFPYFRFDDTAQEIFIEWSGDLHLKRLPAEDHPIIAQHLAKYDKLFPALALIFHLVDCATTGRGGPVTAEAALRAAAWCEYLEAHARRCYGLLIDDGLRAAQALAKKVRQGKLSDGFTARDVRRNQWRYLTSDEAVQAALDWLEDEGWLRSEIIGGTGPGTGRRTCRYSINPKLWEAGKTEGDHGELA